From the genome of Trichoplusia ni isolate ovarian cell line Hi5 chromosome 26, tn1, whole genome shotgun sequence, one region includes:
- the LOC113505626 gene encoding uncharacterized protein LOC113505626 isoform X4 — MDNPLTPNKIQRLIHLAEDKSFNVPRRLLLNDEDLKRLASNQASMNRTNLNNCFGESGIGDLSLSKSTAFNPGEMTGRSTGAEDYKLMQMPLGRHSIALENLTSQMDKQTSEIQDIMRHSIASNYSFHSKRDLTADEASLIVREAPLPVPSSAQLQFADSISMNNSNLSVGAYFKNRCPEFGKILCKTDSPDRSCMPSITEVSATHSDSLRSKQSLHKMDQTLDCVPVRQPRNIMDEYSEKQNNALPQNTFTMPQTEKPIEPSSSKVEQEQFFMSQVPDKPKYVQMTLNSVSPQKPVHPHPQKAGPARETDLLLKNLQASLRLVGDDTEGSVENSLSISRIADYLGKQSNVSVTDMLQFNNKKKLLNKKQPLTELHMNIPESKKINQDVQVTHLKDTKMTEAASSSGSVNTVISQNKFKQLNEPDVPAVVVTHHNEVPHKEIEVEEASSKRTVRSKSPSSKSQSTLSTVHENFTSFKSGDSPLHNSKGEANASHVPSPNIVYKELDKSVDWHEVMQQKRLKQEGLAKEQWVEISASIANGYVGVSCPVILTVTTLSDSWLTAKLQFDDLPNNGQDISVELPRMPLLLSPGKCEKITLNITSNIELNTTLNYTVFLKDASVDGDIEQKGEVEVNIKMPVIQAMSCDGVNKVSFPPIQENSTLIKSFVLISDCPTDLQLALSVVEGDSIFTIKSVQEIKKSDINKILMERQASTDDAPQGKAKGKGINKQLCRLTSGNAIKVTIKFTAPKLSDIQIADSIVTFNGVMTVNLIGINTVLRKVDLIGVVGTVSLVLNPAVNKLQLTQDPTSIDLCNKGSISGIWIVKFKTNSPTDSFPFKISPSKFEIRPGTSKPVSLMYTGPPDSCCEASLVFEDIVTGNKTTIEITGGSEKPKSFPIKTNYSSISFVRPGRKELSLKNATNKKIYVRCQIVGDGFAIDLPRESRGIYSLPFGPCECRPLPIVFSPTSNAPHKATLHLVYDKNSDYSRKVVLYGCASGEAVRWSGLVTYGDTALVRALSRAPVTLQLYNKAAAPAFICARVHFNLQYLCVSEGAVLSGARQVCGARARARLELRVDWARLERRARCPPAASALATLTVLTGADYTRRRILKVIRDECNGELDTSLLPEHLRALADKFDGEDKSMDDQIADFKETKASLNELIGGLQELTAQIDLPQDFAEENTILISDDTVVEHHTLCD, encoded by the exons ATGGATAATCCACTTACTCCAAACAAAATACAAAGACTCATACATCTAGCTGAGGATAAATCGTTTAATGTGCCTCGTCGGTTACTTCTCAACGATGAAGACTTGAAACG ATTGGCGTCGAACCAAGCGTCAATGAACAGAACCAACTTAAATAACT GTTTTGGAGAATCTGGCATAGGAGATCTGTCTCTCAGTAAATCT ACTGCATTTAACCCTGGTGAGATGACTGGAAGATCAACTGGAGCTGAGGATTACAAATTGATGCAAATGCCTTTAGGACGGCATTCAATAGCCCTGGAGAACCTCACCAGCCAGATGGACAAGCAAACATCTGAGATTCAGGATATTATGAGACATTCTATTGCCTCTAATTACTCATTTCATTCAAAG AGAGACCTAACAGCTGATGAGGCATCTCTAATTGTGAGGGAAGCACCATTACCAGTGCCTAGTTCTGCACAGTTGCAATTTGCTGATAGCATTTC AATGAATAATTCAAACCTGTCTGTGGGAGCTTACTTCAAGAACAGATGTCCAGAGTTTGGCAAAATACTTTGTAAGACTGACAGTCCGGACCGGTCTTGCATGCCAAGCATTACTGAAG tgtcTGCCACCCACTCGGATTCATTACGGTCCAAGCAATCTTTACACAAGATGGACCAAACACTAGATTGTGTACCAGTGAGGCAACCAAGGAACATCATGGATGAATactcagaaaaacaaaataatgccCTACCTCAGAACACATTTACAATGCCCCAAACAGAAAAACCCATTGAACCTTCCAGTAGCAAAGTGGAACAGGAACAATTCTTCATGAGTCAAGTTCCAGATAAACCAAAGTATGTCCAAATGACTTTGAACTCTGTGTCACCACAAAAACCTGTGCACCCACATCCACAAAAGGCTGGTCCTGCTAGAGAAACTGATTTGTTATTGAAGAATCTGCAAGCGTCACTCAGATTAGTTGGAGATGATACAGAAGGATCAGTCGAGAATTCTTTGAGCATTTCTAGAATCGCTGACTATCTTG GCAAGCAGTCCAATGTCAGTGTCACTGACATGCTgcaatttaacaacaaaaagaaactcTTAAATAAGAAGCAACCGCTCACAGAATTACACATGAACATTCCGGAAAGCAAGAAGATCAATCAGGATGTTCAAGTCACCCACCTAAAAGATACTAAAATGACCGAAGCCGCTAGTTCCTCTGGTTCGGTAAATACAGTCatatcacaaaacaaattcaaacaacTAAATGAACCGGATGTACCAGCTGTTGTGGTAACACATCATAATGAAGTCCCTCATAAAGAAATAGAGGTTGAAGAAGCCAGTTCCAAGAGAACAGTAAGGTCTAAATCGCCTTCTAGCAAAAGCCAATCTACTCTCAGCACGGTACATGAAAACTTTACCAGCTTCAAGTCTGGAGATAGTCCTTTACATAACAGCAAAG gCGAGGCCAATGCATCACATGTTCCTTCCCCAAATATTGTATATAAAGAATTAGATAAGTCTGTAGATTGGCACGAAGTAATGCAACAGAAACGTTTGAAACAGGAGGGCTTAGCTAAAG AACAATGGGTGGAAATTTCAGCTTCAATTGCCAACGGATATGTGG GTGTTAGTTGTCCTGTAATTCTGACGGTCACAACGTTATCGGACAGTTGGCTGACTGCTAAGCTTCAGTTCGACGACCTACCTAACAACGGCCAAGATATTTCCGTCGAACTGCCCCGAATGCCGCTCCTGCTATCTCCTGGCAAATGTGAAAAGATCACATTGAACATAACTTCCAACATAGAATTGAATACGACTTTGAATTATACTGTATTCTTAAAAGACGCATCAGTCGATGGTGACATAGAACAGAAGGGTGAGGTTGAAGTTAATATCAAAATGCCTGTCATCCAGGCGATGTCCTGTGATGGTGTTAACAAAGTCAGCTTCCCTCCGATACAAGAAAACAGTACGCTGATCAAGTCTTTCGTACTCATAAGTGATTGTCCCACTGATCTTCAGTTAGCATTGTCAGTCGTCGAGGGCGACAGCATATTCACGATTAAAAGTGTTCAAGAGATTAAGAAAAGCGACATTAACAAGATTCTGATGGAGCGTCAAGCGTCTACTGATGATGCGCCACAAGGGAAAGCTAAGGGCAAGGGAATTAATAAGCAGCTGTGCAGACTGACGAGCGGGAACGCAATTAAAGTAACGATTAAGTTCACCGCTCCTAAGCTGTCAGATATTCAGATAG CGGACTCAATAGTCACTTTCAATGGCGTGATGACGGTGAATTTGATTGGTATCAACACAGTCTTGCGTAAAGTGGACCTGATAGGCGTCGTGGGCACTGTGAGCCTTGTGCTGAACCCAGCCGTAAATAAACTGCAATTAACACAAG ATCCCACAAGCATAGATTTATGTAACAAAGGATCTATATCTGGTATTTGGATTGTTAAGTTCAAGACGAACTCGCCGACGGACAGCTTTCCCTTCAAGATATCTCCTTCGAAGTTCGAGATACGTCCGGGGACTTCGAAACCTGTCAGTCTGATGTATACTGGACCTCCAGACAGTTGCTGTGAAGC ATCCTTAGTATTTGAAGATATAGTAACTggtaacaaaacaacaatagaAATAACTGGAGGATCAGAAAAACCGAAATCTTTtccaattaaaactaattacagTTCCATATCATTTGTTCGTCCCGGAAGAAAGGAGTTGAGCTTGAAGAATGCTACCAACAAAAAGATTTACGTGAGATGTCAAATAGTCGGCGATGGGTTTGCTATTGATTTACCGAGAGAGTCGCGCGGGATATATAGCCTGCCTTTTGGGCCCTGCGAGTGTCGACCGCTGCCTATAGTTTTCTCGCCGACTTCGAACGCGCCCCATAAAGCTACGCTACACTTAGTTTACGACAAAAACTCTGATTATTCAAGAAAG GTGGTCCTGTACGGCTGCGCGAGCGGCGAGGCGGTGCGCTGGTCGGGGCTGGTGACGTACGGCGACACGGCGCTGGTGCGGGCCCTCAGCCGCGCGCCCGTCACGCTGCAGCTCTACAACaaggccgccgcgcccgccttcATCTGCGCCAGGGTGCACTTCAACT TGCAATACCTGTGCGTGTCGGAAGGCGCAGTCCTGTCGGGCGCGCGGCAGGTGTGCGGGGCGCGGGCCCGCGCGCGCCTGGAGCTGCGCGTGGACTGGGCGCGGCTggagcggcgcgcgcgctgcccgcCCGCCGCCTCCGCGCTCGCCACGCTCACCGTGCTCACCGGCGCAGACTACACGCGCCGCAGGATACTCAA